ACATGGATATAAAAAGGTACTTGGGTCATGTCGTGATAACTATGATCTTTTTTATGTTGTGTTGGAGGGGGAAATGGACTAAGTGCTTTGTCCAACTAACTTCCTTTGCTTTTACAAGACTGCATTTTATTGATAAAACCACATTTCAGCCATTAAGGAGTAAGTATTGGGACAGAGCTCTCCTGGAGTACACCACCGCAATGCTTTTGGATGCCGACTCTGAATCGAAACCCCCACTTGCAGAAAGATTGCATGAAGTCTCTTGTCCAGGTGACAACCCAAACCCTACATGTAATGTGTaatcttgagaaaatattttttggcaaGGCTACTTGGCCAGAACTGGGGAGGAGATTAGGACTGTGAGGTGAAGACACCTTAAGGAGACCAACTGATCACAATTAGTGCCTACTCTAGTCGTGGATTGGCTATGCTAAGTCCAGGACATCAATTATCTTGAGGGGGACCAAAGTTTCTGTAAAGATAAACTAAATTGTTGGCTAGTCATGCCTAATGTAATCGGAGCAAATATCATCACCTTCCAAACCTTCTCCAGTGGCTCTACATGTTGGGGACCgatgaaaattctcttttccaCCATAGCGTAGGCAGTCCATAATCCCTCTCTACAAGTGCTATCTAAGTCTTCaaaaggttttcttttccatcaatACTTCCATCGGAATTGCACAAACATTGAATCTTCATTCTAAATAAGCTACTTTGCACTACTGAAAAGGAACAACCAATCCCGCTGTTGTAGTCATGTCATCTCCTTTTTTGCCAAACTAAGGGCAGGAAAATTGCTGGTCTAGATTTTTGGtattgaagaagagaaagaagtcGAAAGGTAATGAATTCAGATATCGGTTTACAAATTATTTCCCACCAAAGAAAGAACTCTTTACTGGGATGTCTATTTCCAACTGGCCTAGGAATGATCGATTCATTGACTTGCTTCTAACATCTTTGCATCTTTTGATGCAGTTTTAATCGTCACCGGCGACAATGACCGGCTCGTTCCATCCTGGAATGCCGAGAGACTTGCACAAGCCTTACCAGGATCATGTCTTGAAGTAATTAAGCAATGTGGACACCTACCCCATGAGGAAAAAGTAGAAGAGTTTGTTTCTGCTGTTGAGAAGTTTCTGCAAAGGGCTCTTGGGGGATCACAGGAGCAACAGATTCTGCGAGGTGTATCCTAGTATTCTTATAGTTGCAGAAGACCATTCCTCCTCCTGCTTCGAGCAGATATCATGGATCCACCACGAAAGAGATGGTCTTCCAAATGCTGGAGGAGTTTTGTGTCCCTGCCTCTATAGAAGTTGCATCCACACTCTAGAATCCGGAGATTTGGAATATTTAGGCCAGTGaaacaagaaaattatttgTTGCTATTGCAGAAATTGACATATATTATTCTTACAATTTTTGGGATCTTAGTACTATGTATTAATCTGTAAAATGCCTGTGGCGAAATCTTATAAATGACATTGCTATTGGCTATGCTGTACAATAAGCTGGGCTGGCTTGACGTGTCTCTCATACAATCTCTGCTTGAGCGTCCGACAGGGTTTGGTGCAATTAAACTTATGCAAGGCTAGCAAATCATTGAATGGTTTAGCTATGCATATTCACCCATACAGTTGGAACgataaaattacaattttaatgCCACGAGATGAACGCTTCATGTAGTGAAAAAGTATGCTGTTTTATCAGAAGGGGGGATCCATTGAGACAGTAAGACTAGCATCCTGTAAGCCTCTAGGAGCATCAACTCCTGACATGAAGTCTTCCCCAAAAATGGCAGCACCAGCTGCGAGTGCTCCTGCCCCTAATCCCATTGCAAACCCCGGTCCTCTGCCTTGTCCATCTTCTGCTCCAGATGGAGCCATGTTCATATGGGCCCCTGGCAGATTTTCTGTCCTCGGAAAAAAGGTGGGTATGAAACCAACATTTGAAGAtggcggtggaggtggtggtggtggtggtggagttgTTCTAATTGGATAATTGCTCGGTCCACGTACGGGTGGGATGTGATAGTTGCCCTGTATTGGCGTTGAATGATATACTGGGACGTTTGTCTGTGGATTGTTTTCTCGACTTTGTCGAACTATAGGCAGTCGCGTTGGGAAGGCTTGAGCTGACGGATCTTTTGGTGCCAGGGTTATGTTATTCCCATGGTCCGTAAGCATGAGTCCTCCATTGCCTACAAAATCACACTGATGAAGTAACATAATTTGGTTGATTCCCACCAGAAGAAACGAATTTAAATGACGAGGCAAATCGGTAACAAATGAGAAGGAAATATTATTTGCAAGACTTCAAAGCATGTTTAACTAGAATgatcaaaattaagaaaacactTATTTTGGCAGTATTTTCAATGAGGAAATATGTGAAGAACCTATGTGATTACGTGACCCAGCCCCTTCTTCTGATATGCGAACAGAAATATCGATAAATCCCTGGGGTGTGCTGGAATTTCCCTTTCTTAGCTGATAGCTCCCCACTTCTTCAACGGTTGCCCTGGAAACATCAGAATTCTTTGCATGCTTTGCCAGAAACTCTCTCAGGACAATAGTAGCTGTTCCCTGGAGCCTTTCCCGAAGGAAAATAGGCTCCCTGCTATAAACTTCTACATGGAGTGCCAGGTCTTGGAATTCCAAGTTAGAGACATCGACCAATGTAGCAAACTTTGTCTTCCAAATGGGATTCGCACTTCCAGAGCGGTCGATGTTGGTGCGATACTTGTTCTTTGGATCGATCCAACCAACGGCAAACCACTGGAGCTTCAAGAGCGATGGTTGTTTGAGACCTCGAGCAGAAAGTAACCCTATTTCCATCCAGATCTTCCCCATGCTAAGTTTGAGAAGGAATACGAGGTGGTGACAGTGATATTACCTTGTCTTGTGGAAGGCTTTAGGAATAAAGTTGACGGTGAGAAAAGAAAGGTAGAGGATGTTTTGCATCGGATGCAAGAATACTTGGCGTCAGAATATCTGGGAATTCTTAATGCGTAAACAACATCATGAGAGGAGATCTTTCAGATGCTGCCTCCGCAATTTTTAAGTCCAAACACGAGCATAGCTTGCGAGCAAAGGCTCATTTGATCAGCCAAAAACAATACTAAAAGCATCCTTAGAAAAGgaaatgtaataaatatatcatcCCTATTAACCTGAGCT
This Eucalyptus grandis isolate ANBG69807.140 chromosome 7, ASM1654582v1, whole genome shotgun sequence DNA region includes the following protein-coding sequences:
- the LOC104455934 gene encoding uncharacterized protein LOC104455934: MGKIWMEIGLLSARGLKQPSLLKLQWFAVGWIDPKNKYRTNIDRSGSANPIWKTKFATLVDVSNLEFQDLALHVEVYSREPIFLRERLQGTATIVLREFLAKHAKNSDVSRATVEEVGSYQLRKGNSSTPQGFIDISVRISEEGAGSRNHIGNGGLMLTDHGNNITLAPKDPSAQAFPTRLPIVRQSRENNPQTNVPVYHSTPIQGNYHIPPVRGPSNYPIRTTPPPPPPPPPPSSNVGFIPTFFPRTENLPGAHMNMAPSGAEDGQGRGPGFAMGLGAGALAAGAAIFGEDFMSGVDAPRGLQDASLTVSMDPPF